In the Carboxydothermus hydrogenoformans Z-2901 genome, AAAAGGGGGTTTTAAAATGGATTTTTTTAGCCAACTTGCCAACTATAGCTTTCCCATGGCAGTAGCGGCTTTTTTACTGGTAAGGATTGAGGGAAAGTTAGATGAACTTAATAAATCGTTAACCGA is a window encoding:
- a CDS encoding YvrJ family protein; translation: MDFFSQLANYSFPMAVAAFLLVRIEGKLDELNKSLTELTRVIAGKELS